Genomic window (Peromyscus eremicus chromosome 12, PerEre_H2_v1, whole genome shotgun sequence):
aaacgttaaaaaaaaagaagaagtttcCACAACTTTGGAAACTAGCTAGTAGGGCTAACACTTTCATGTAATTACCTGACTGATCTTTTCATGTTCTGTGACTCAGGAATTTGCTGTCTTCATCAATAAGATCTTACCATCAAGTCTTAGAAGCTAAACAAGAGGACTGGTAAAAGTCTGTCATTTTGGGCGTGTCTATGAGATCTTTATAGCCAACGATTATGAAAAGTCTAACCCATTGTTGGCACAGGGACTTTTATTTCTTAGTCTGTATTGTTTTACCTTTAGTTCCTCCTCCTTGCTGCcctcctgccccccattcccattctACTTTTCTGCCTTACACATTTATATTAATCCATTCCACTTTTACTCTCTTCAAAGTCCTGCCCTCCCCTCATGTCCTTTTAGTAATTTCCTGACCTCTACAGATCTATAAGAATGGCCTGGTGTTGGCATAACAGTAGACACATTGATAATGGAAACTGATAGAGAAGAAAATAGGCAAAGCACtagaactcactggcacaggaagaGACTTTCAGACTAGAAATTCAAGAAGCACAGTTgttaaaaccaaaaaccaacaaataaGAACTCAAACAACTAAAGCTTCTGTTCAGCAAAAGACATCATTATTTGAGTGAAGAAGCATCCCATATAATGGAAAAATCTTTAATGGCTATACTTCCAATAGATGCctagtatctaaaatatacaaagaccTCAAAAAAAACTGAACATCAGGAAAACAAACTATTCAATTATAAAATAGGATGTGGAACTAAACATACATATCTCAAATGATGAACTATAAATGcatgagaaacattttaaaactgttcAGCATCGTtaaccatcagagaaatgcaaatgaatattatcttgaaatttcttcttactccagttagaatggctaagatggaAAACACAATTGACTGCAAATGCTGATGTGGAGTTAGAGAAAGGAAACACTGATTTGTTGCTCGTGGGAGTGCAAACGGGCTCAGCCACTATAGATATCAGTATGGAGTTTCCTCAAAGTCTAGAAAGAGATCTGCTACATGATCCAGGAATGCTAGGCTTGACTGTATGCAAAGGAATCTACATCTTACTAAAAATTACCTGCTTATTCATATTCATACTCATTGCTGCCCTATTCACATACATCTAAGAAATGGGAGCAGCCTAGATGACCATCTACAGATGAATGCATAATGCAACATGTTATATTGACTCAATGTGATATTATTTAGTTGTTAAGAAAATGTAATTATGCGATTTTCAGATAAATAGAGCTGAAAaattcattctgagtgaggtgacccagacccagaaagtcaaATGTCATGTGTTTTCTCTTACTTCTAAATGTTAACTTTGATTCTTCATATATGTGAGTTTAATTTGGTATATCCCAGAAAATTTTATACAAGTTCTGTAGACTGAAGCTTACGTTTAttcctttcatttaaaattttattttcatacactGTTTGGTTTTATATACAGTCCCTTTCTATGTATGCAAGACTGGTTTGTTCTATAATGACCATAATTATATCACTGTCAGTGTCTGCGGGTCCAAAGAATTTCAAGTTAGGCGCTGTAAAATCAGAGGGAAATTGTCTACTCATGAAATCATCTAAAAGATGTATTTACCATGATGTTACCTCATTtacatatatttgtttctttCACTGTTATACTCCCTGAACTCAACACGTTTCCtagatatgttttattttatacagcATATATTTTGATAACTTTAAGAAAttttcaaaccaaaccaaaccatgcCTTCCAATAAAGGCTTTGCATCATTAATAGAAATACTCCAGCCTTCACCTACAAACTGGCACAAAGAAAGTGCATGTGGCTTATTTGATCAATCTTAAGGAGTCTGTACAGTTGTTCTTTAGAGGGGACAATTTTCAGGATTGTATCTGATGTTTTGTGCACACAAGGCAAAGGTCCCATCACTGAAGCATGCCCATGGAAGTAgatgttctttgtgtgtgtgtgtgtgtgtgtgtgtgtgtgtgtgtgcacgcgcgcgcacaggTGCTTGTAGTAGGCACACATATGTAAGTGGGTAGTTGGGTGAATATGCATAGAGGCCAGGGAAGAAATTGTCTGCCCTGTTCTCTCTCAACAAAATTTATTACAATGAGATGGGTTCTCTCCCTGCATATGGAGCTTTCCTAGCAACCAGCAAGCCTTAGAAATCCTCCtgctatgccgggcggtggtggcatacacctttaatcccagcactcgggaggcagagccaggtggatctctgtgagttcgaggccagcctgggctaccaagtgagttccaggaaaaggcgcaaagctacacagagaaaccctgtctcgaaaaaccaaaaaaaaaaaaaaaaaaaaaaaaaagaaatcctcctgcttttttttttcatgtttaacagcctttatttatttgtttttttgtttatttgttatttatttgtttatttatttttgcttctttttaaaaatttttttatttttattttgcaatacaattcagttctacatatcagccacggattcccttgttctccctcctcctgcccccctcgccttctccccagcccaccccccattcccacctcctccagggcaaagcctccccccccgcggactgagatcaacctggtagactcagtccaggtaggtccagtcccctcctcccaggccaagccaagcgatcctgcacaggccccaggtttcaaacagccgactcatgcaatgagcacaggacctggtaacactgcctggatgcctcccaaacagatcaagccaatcaactgtctcacccattcagagggcctgatccagttggtgatccctcagccattggttcatagttcatgtgtttccgtccgtttggctatttgtccctgtgctttatccaaccttggtctcaacaactctcgctcatataaaccctcctcattctcgctaattgggctcccagagatccacccggggcctagccatggatctctgcatccagatccctcagtagttggatggggtttctagcacgacaattagggtgtttggtcatcccatcaccagagtaggtcagttcggggtgtatcttgaccattgccgggatctacatgaacagcctggacatgagtgggggtagtgaagggtgagggtcgagggaaagagagcttgggggagcgggagatcccagctggatcaacaacagagagggataacaaggaataggagaccatggtaaatgaagaccacatgagaataggaagaagcaaagtgctagagaggcccccagaaatccacaaagatatttTTGCTTCTTAACCCTATGGCACTGATGTCACAGTATGAAGTTTCTCATGTGGGTTCAGGGGACTTGAATCAAGTTGCTCATGCTTTCATGGCAGGTACTCTATCTACTGAAATATCTCTCCAGCTATCTGGTAAACTGATAGGTGATGTTACTGCTCTCTTGCAAAGCTATGTGTGAGAGCACTTGTATGCCCTGCTAACAAAACAATAAGACATTAGTAACCCAAGCTGACTTGGGATTATCCACACAATCATAGTGCATTTCAAAGTGACATCTTCAAAGTCATTGCAGGGGCTCACAGGAAGAACATGGAGCATGTACAGTTTCCACACAagtggtattttattttctgatgatTTTAAAACAACACATGGGAAAACAATGTGGTCAGGAAAATATCCAAACACGTtaacacttgccaccaagttaCAAATAATGTAACCAGTAACGTAACCAAGTTAATTCACTGTTCATGGGGAAAATGACAGAAATGTACTCTTCCGGGTAAGATTGAtgtcaaataacaaaacaaaataacatgaaagaaaaacacatagaCCTTCTTGCTATGTGGTaatgaaaatcaaacaaatataaaacggagaaaacagaaaactaatGATTTATATTATCTGTCAGAATTATATCATGTATTCATGCAACTGAACAAAGAATGGCTCAGAGTTTTGACAGCTGAATCAGGATGTACAATTTGGCCATGGCATCCTGATGTAGGGACATAATTATGTCAGTTATGCAGCTTTGTGTACTAATAAATCACAATTCATGATGTTTTCTGAAGCACAGAGGAGACATGTGATGCTGCAATGCCTGTGGTTTTTGCCAACAACAACCCAGGTGTATAAAAGGCTGCTGATGAATGGCGACATCCAGACTCAAGAAACTTACTGTTGTCTTCACCTGAACACCAGTAATTCATTTACACCTATTGACACCATGTGTTACTTTGGCGGATACTATGGAGGCCTGGGCTATGGCTATGGTGGCCTAGGCTATGGCTATGGCTGTGGCTATGGCTGTGGCTACGGCGGTTATGGTTATGGCTGCTGCCGCCCACTCTGCTGTAGGAGATACTGGTCTTATGGCTTCTATTGATGATTTTCTATAGCTGCCCAGCCTATTGGCTGTAATCTGCTGTCTTACTGGAAGTTTCTACAAGTTTCCCCACATCAGAAATTCCTAACTTCAAATTTCCCATTATACTAAGCTGGAGAGTAAACCAAATTAAACACAACACTCCCGTATTACTTCTCACCTTCAGTTGGACTAGATGACAGCTTGTAGTGTTCTTGTCTACATAACGCCTCATAAAATGTGAGCCAGCTGGACTCTCAACTTGTGTGTAAAATACATGCTTTTCAATAAACTATTTAATTGAGAATattttttgtgtatttaaaaGTCTCCATCATTTTCAGACATATGCTTGTATGTTTGTGACTACTTTGACACATTTGTGCAGTTGTTTGTGGATGAATGACAGAGAAGTAGGAGAGGGCAAAGGAAGAGATAAAGAGTgcaggagaaggagaagcagagggagacatTTCTTTTAAACATTCATCTATTGATACACATTTGGGTTGTTCTCAtagcctttcttttttattaaatgatataaaattggcttttctttataagtaaataaatttgatTTTACCATTAAGTAGAACTGAGGTTGAAGTATCATCTcctccactttttaaaatttagttttgttctcattttcattAGTTATTTGTGAGTATTCCATgtgatataatttaattatatccACCCCTGGTCCTTCTGCTCCCAAGTCCACACCCCTTTCACTATTCAGCTAACTTTGTGTACTTTTTaagaacaaacaaatcaaaacaaaaaccctaaaaaccaagaaaaagatcAAATACAGTTTGTGCTGCCCACGTACTCTTGAATAGATGGCCATCCACTACAACTTGGTCTACCCACTGAAGACTGCAACCTTAAAGAAGTTTTCTCCTTCTCCAGAAATCATCAGCTATCAATAGCTCCCTAGCTGGGTATGGGAACTCATGCCCACTTCTATTTCCATGCTGGAATTCTTTCAGGCTTGTGAACTCTGTCTCAGCTGCTGTGGGTTCACATGCACCATGTCCAGCCTTGTCCAGGAAACACTATTTCCTAACACTCAGTCACCAGTTTAtgactcttacaatatttctattGCCTTTCCTCTTCAATGCTCTCTGGTACTTGAGAAGACAGGCTGTGAAATACACGTCCTGTTTAGGGATAGGCATTCCCTAGTCTCTTATTTTCTATACTTTGAtcatttgtgggtctctgtgttaatcagcATCTTCTGAAAAATGCTTCCGTGATGAGAGATATACTGATCTACAGGTATAATGGTAAGCCACTAAGAGTCATTAAATCCACATCTTTTCTATCATGAGAAACATCACAATGAATGTGGTAGTTGCAGACCTATATTTGAGACCAAATTCTTTTGTCAGTTAGTTAAATTTTCAGAAGGACAATAAGTAAGTTCTACGACCATTTTGAGAGTAGTCTATACCAATGTTTTCTGCAATGGCTGTCATCGTGCACATTCCCAACAGTGTCCAGAGTTCCTTTTATTCCCCCATGTTCTCTACCATCCATTTTCCCTCTGTAGCCATTTCAATATGAGAAGTCAGCTGGTGTCACTCAcatatgacagagggctgatctccaaaacatattaaaaaaaactcaagaaactagacatcaaaataccaaacaattcaattaaaaaatgggctacagagctaaacagagaattctcaacaaaagaatctcaaatggctgaaagacattgaaggaattgctcaacatccttagtcatcagggaaatgcaaatcaaaatgactctgagataccatcttatacctgcagaacggctaagataaaaaacactgatgacagcttatgttggagagaatgtggagcaaagggaacactcttcccctgttggtgggagtacaaacttgtacagccactttggaaattagtataacaatttctcagaaaactggaatcaatctacctcaagacccaatgataccactcttgaacatatacccaagggatgctcaatcataccacaaggacacttgctcaactatgttcacataTGCATATCTTTAAAATCTTATGTTAGAATAAGACAAAGACTTATCTAAACCTATCACTCTAAACAGGAACTGCATAATGGCACCTGAGCTATGTCTCTGAAAGGGTTACATTGCTTGTGTGTACAAAGGAATTTTACACAGCCTTTTCTGAAAACAACTCCATATTATTTCCTCTGTTTCTACTTTCTTTCATTTACCACAGGAACTAGAAATTGCTTTTCTTAGGGTCTTTTCTTAGAAGTATTTCATGATAAATATTCCAACGAAAGGCTCTTAGCCAAAATTGAACAAGATTGGCTAAAGGAGGAGAAAGCTGTATTATCCCAGAAGAGTAGAGGGACCACATGTGACTTTGTGATATGTTAGCTTTTACCTAAATCACTGGTTACTCCCAAGCATCCCTGTGACTCTTCTGTCTTCTCAAGCACTCAGAGGAATTCTGACCAGTGAAAGGAGACACATTTtactttttcccttcagaatttcttgtaactgaagcatttctttcctggattactgaaaatgtttttctattCTCTTCTAAGTTTAATTAAGATCATCTTAACAGGCTAACATTCGTTTTGAGGATACACAATTTATAAATCTGTGAAAACTAATGCCAGAATTTTAATTATGCTGCAAATCCAaatttgtttgatttctttagAGATGGCCTTTTAAAGTGCTTAATTAATAGCTGTAAGTGGAAATATTTATATGGTAAAAGGAAATAACAATCATGCCAGGCATACAAATACAAGGCATTTGTTGGCATCAAACACATTAAAGAATATGCTATGAAGAATTTGTTAAACGAACAAGAAATTGTTTCTCTTGAAAACACAATTAAGTTTGAGGAATAAGAGGGTAGTGATTACCACAGTAAATATTGATCATTATCATCTTTATCCTCTTTCATATTTGTAGAGTACCAAAGAGATTATGTATAGAATCAACTGCCTGAAACAATAGAACTAAAGATGGAATTTTATAATGACAGTTATGTACTTTAAGGCTTTAGGATTACATGAATGATAAAATGCCAATTTAACTTAAGATACGATCTAAAAAActatatttcattctttattgAATGACAACATCTATAATAAAACAACATGTAATTTTCAAGtaaagggagagaaaaacagaaccaaGGCAATAGCTGTGTGGATCAAAAAgatggctgccaagcctgacaacctgagttcaaagcctTTGATTCACAGTGGAAGCAGGCAATCAATTCCTacatgttgtcttctgacctctctttgtactgtgtgtgtgtgtgtgtgtgtgtgtgtgtgtgtgtgtgtgtgtgtgtgtgtgtgtgtgtagttatatTCTGGcaacatacacaaacaaaaacacacatacatataaaaaagaaattaaaaattatttaaaagagagaaaagtagGATATAAAATATCTGACTAAACAAAAAATGGAATATGCAAACCTTGAGAAAAGATCAAACAGTGAAGGTATGGTAaacccatacatacatattttatatccACATATTGGTAAATAGTATATATAagataaatttattaataaaatttcagaaaattaaaGTCTGGATAAACAGTGTTAAATACATGTTGCTAAAAGAGACACTCTCCTAATATGCCAAATGTATTTGAAAGTTAATTATGAATCTAATATAATATGCTAACATTAATATGAAGATAATAAGCATTACCCACATTAATAACAGATATGATACACTTTAAGGCAACAAAACTATACAAGTAAAGAATGCAATATAACCATGCAGagaacaaaacattaaaaaaatctagtAACATTCAATGTTATGTGAATAACATGGTTATCAAATTAAGTAAAAGCTCTTGCCACAACATTAATGGAATTAAATACATATGAATATGAATAACTATATGAGTAGGTAATTCAAATATAGGTAAACAAGGAtataaagagtttaaaaaatGGTGCACTTACTAAATTTGACAGAAAGTTGAAAATAACTGAATCTGAAGTTAGAAAGCATAGTTTTCAAGTGAGCAAGAGGAGTTCTAAACCTGAGGAAAAGCTACCATAAGTAAGCTTCCAAACACTATAACGCACTTCAAGTTGTGGTTTGAATTTTAGTCACGTATCATCAATTTTAGAAAACTATAAAAAGAGTGAAACAAGAAAGTCTACACAACTTCCAAATTAGAGAGTTACCTTGAGACAGGTCAAATACAAAGTCACAATGCAAGCCATCAAAGTTTAAAACTAAATAATGCTGTTGATATTGTATGTAGAATAAAAagaagtgtgagtgtgtgcatgcattatgtgtgagtgtgtgtgagcatgtgtgtaaaagagtgtatttctgtgtgtgagagtgtgagtttgtgagtgtgaatgtgagtgtgtgtgtgagtgcgagagagagagagagagagagagagagagagagagagagagcacaaacgcatgtgtgtgtgtgtgtgtgtgtgtgtgtgtgtgtgtgtgtgtgtaggtgatgTGCTTATGCACCCCAGAGGAGAATGTTGAGTGCCTAGTTCTGTTGCTCTGCACCTTATTTTTGTGATACAGGAcctctcactgaatgtggaacTAGGATGGCAGGTGCCAGTGACCTCTTGTTTCTAAccctcctggggctggagaccaCACAGCTTTGTCTGTGGGTGGTGGCATCTAAACGCAGGTCTTCATGTTAGTGTAGCATCTGCTCTTACtaactgagtcatt
Coding sequences:
- the LOC131922410 gene encoding keratin-associated protein 20-2-like, with the protein product MCYFGGYYGGLGYGYGGLGYGYGCGYGCGYGGYGYGCCRPLCCRRYWSYGFY